caacagggattttggtccactcctccgtacatcttctctagatctttcaggtttggagtttcagctccctccaaagattttctattgagttcaggtctggagactggccaggccactccaggaccttgaaatgcttcttatggagcccctccttagttgccctggctgtgtgtttggggtcattgccatgctggaagacccagccatgacgcatcttcagtgctcttactgagggaaggaggttgtttgccaaaatctcgcaatacatgaccccatccatcctcccttcaatacggtgcagttgtcctgtcccctttgcagaagagcacccccagagtatgttgTTTCCACCCctgtgcttcacggttgggatggttttcttggggttgttctcatcctctaaacatggtaagtggagttgattccaaaaagctctattttggtctcatctgaccatgtgaccttctcccatgcctcctctgggtcatccagatggtcactggtgaacttcaaacgtgcctggacatgtgctggcttgagcagggggaccttgctgccctgcaggattttaaaccatgacagcatcatgtgttactaatgtaatctttgttacTGTGGTCcctgctctcttcaggtcattgaccaggtcctcctgtgtagttctgagctttctcaggatcatccttaccccacaaagtgagattttgcatggaatcccagaccgagggagattgacagtcatgttgtgtttcttcactttctaataaataatcataacagttgtcttctaccaagctgcttgcctgttgtcctgtagtccatcccagccttgtgcgcgtctacagttttgtccctggtgtcctttgacagctctttggtcttggctacggtggacaggttggagtgtgattgattgagtgtgtgaacaggtgtcttttatacaggtaacaagttcaaacaggtgcaattaatataggaaaagagtgcagaataagagggcttcttaaagaaaaattaacagatctgtgtgagccagaattcttgctggttggtaggtgttcaaatattatttgtagcagtaacatacaaatacattatttaaaaaaaaaatcatacattgagatttacggttttttttttttagattatgtctctcacagtggacatgcacctaagatgaaaatttcagacccctccatgatttctattgggagaacttgcaaaaccgcagggtgttcaaatacttattttcctcactgtatatatatgcaGATCTATctttgatttgctgtggcaaccccgagtgcaaacaagggagcaaccaaagggacttatatattatatataacgtGAATGggcttttttgtccagtgacagaTGTTTAAGAACATTACATTTCTGGTCAGAAAGATGACACAAAATATCAAACTGGAAAAGGTAAATGAttacattttacttttatttacaCTGATACAGAAACTTTGACTAACCTGTTTCTAGCACCAAAACAGTTCCTCCACATGAAGAAAGGTGTATTTTCAATAAATATTTaaagaattttctaaaaatggATTTCATTGTTTTCAGATTTAAATATATAAAGTATTTCTACATGCAAACGTGACACATATTGCAAAAGCAGAGATTGgagaaaacattttgatatgcaacacatgggcagtATGGTTAAAAAAAGATTTCATTGTTTTCAGATTTAGATATTTCTACAtacagtgttctagacaaacaTGTGACAAATATTCCAAAAGCAGAGATTGgatgaaaacattttgatatgcaacacatgggaatTACAGAAAATATGGTATAATTGAGAAAACACCCCTGGAGCCCAGAGGGTTAAGCCTTAATATCTCGGCTCATGATTGCCTTCTTTGTGTTATTCTCAGGTCTTACGAGGATAATGTAACATTTGGGTCCAAACAGTGCAACCAAGAGGCCAAAACTGGACGCCAGGATGGCAAATACTTCCACTGCATCTGCATATTTACCAGGAGAGCTGATATAAGTCGGGACAAATGCCACCCACACAGCACAGAATATCAGCATGCTGAAAGTGATGAGTTTAGCCTCATTAAAACTGTCAGGAAGATTCCTGGCCAGAAATGCAAGCAGGAAGCTGAGGACAGCCAGAAAGCCAATATAACCCAATAACACTGCAAAACCAGCTGTGGATCCAACAACACATTCATAAACTATTTTGTCATTGTGATATTGAGTGTTTTTATGAGGAGATGGAGAGGAAGAGACAAGCCAAACAGTGCAGATTACTGCCTGGACAGAACTCAAAACCAGAACTGTCCCTCTCTGTTGTCTGGTACCAAACCATTTCAGTCTGGTTCCAGCTCCTGGTTTGGAGGACTTAAACACAGCCACAACCACCATGGTTTTTACCAGGATACATGAGACACAAAGCACAAAGCTGATCCCAAACGCTGCATGTCTCAGCTGACATGTCCACAGCTGAGGCCGGCCTATGAACAGCAGCGAGCACAGGAAGCACAACTTTATTGAAATTATGAGCAGGAAGCTCAGTTCTGAATTGTTGGCTCGTACTATCGGTGTACTACGATAATATGTGAAAATCCCGAGGACAACAGCACAGATAACTGTCCCCAGCAATGAGGCAGTTGTCAAGCAGATACCCAGAGGCTCATGGTAGGACAGGAACTCAATTCCTTTCGAAACACATTGATCACGCTGGGGATTAGGCCAAAAGTCCTCTGGACAACTGGTGCAGTCCATAGAGTCTGAAAAGagaaaatttattttaattttattcttcAAAAGgtgcctttttctttcttttttaacacCAACCTGTCTCATTGCTGATCTTTCCCTCAGAACATGGCACACAGTCGAAACAGCACAGAGGCTCACCCTTCTTTCTTGCCATGTGTGTGCCAGGTGGACAGCTTTCACTGCACACTGATTGGGGTGGCTACAGAAACAGAACACATTTCCTTTCTCGACAATATTTTCATACTGTTCGTTACTCTTCCATAAAATCATGTAAATATGGCATGTGACCTCTTTGAACTGCAAGTTCCAGTGGATTCTGTCTTCAAGTTTGAGCTCTTCACCTTCCCAGGCTGTTGTCTGAACCACACCCACATTTTCAACCTTTATTGTTCCATCAGGGAGCCACTGCCAGTTAACAATGTCATAGATTGGTAAGGAATCACCATTCTCATCAAATACCACCTGGTCACCAGTTGATGTCGTGAAATTGATATTTTGCAAGTAATGCACAAGCTGTACAAAAAAAGAGATAGGAAATAACTCATGGTTAAAAAAGTCAATCCTCTCAGAGATTAAAGCCAAGTGCTAAGCGTCAGTGATTTCAAATGAAGCCCACACAGAAGAAAAAGCTGCAGTTCTTTGACTCCCCATTTGAGGCTACCTCAAAAAGTGAGCAGGATCTCATTAaagttaaaatgttcaactttcaAACAGAATAAttgtgtttacagcctggtattaaaaaaaaaaatcgctctCGATAGATATTTCCCCCATCCATGACAACTGCAAAAGGGATGAATTTTTTTCATTGTCTTAGTGTAAGATGTTTTAATTAATCACAAAATTAGACATAATTAGGGGCTTGGTTGCTTTTATGATAGTTGCTGAGCCCAGCAACTCCAACTCTCATGGTGTTTATAGCTCAGAGGCAgctcttatggccccttcacacatgacacACTCTTTGGTCGAAGGAGACTGAAACAGGCTGAAAAAGGCCAACTGGGTGAAATCAGAAAAATTCCATCTGCAGTCGGGAGGAACAGACAGTTGGACAGCTGTGTACGGATGCCGTACGATACCTcggcgacagttttgtgcacatggat
The sequence above is drawn from the Thalassophryne amazonica chromosome 4, fThaAma1.1, whole genome shotgun sequence genome and encodes:
- the LOC117508482 gene encoding extracellular calcium-sensing receptor-like; translation: MMHKSEDVVLGGLFKFHLFSLLPDLSFKSEPQQPTCYSFNVVGFRQAQTMAFAIDEINRNSNLLPNVTLGYKLYDNCAKPGIAFHAALSLASGQDKEFMFNETCVGTTPVLGIVGDSSSTHSIAISSVLGLYRVPMVSYFATCSCLSDRQKFPSFFRTIPSDAFQVRAIIKILKHFGWTWVGLLVSDDDYGLHAARSFQSDFVESGEGCLAYLGVLPFSKKPAEFKNIVEVMKKSTARVVIGFTHESEMIQIMEEVVNQNVTGLLWIASEAWTSSAVLQTPKLSPYLSGTLGIAVRRGEIPGLKEFLLKIDPGQQHNNNNGQIVVRQFWEYAFQCRFAPLPEGWMEAGGALCTGQEDLKKVESEFLDVSNLRSEYNVYKAVYALAYALNDMLQCVPGRGPFSWKSCVNFNSLEPWQLVHYLQNINFTTSTGDQVVFDENGDSLPIYDIVNWQWLPDGTIKVENVGVVQTTAWEGEELKLEDRIHWNLQFKEPPQSVCSESCPPGTHMARKKGEPLCCFDCVPCSEGKISNETDSMDCTSCPEDFWPNPQRDQCVSKGIEFLSYHEPLGICLTTASLLGTVICAVVLGIFTYYRSTPIVRANNSELSFLLIISIKLCFLCSLLFIGRPQLWTCQLRHAAFGISFVLCVSCILVKTMVVVAVFKSSKPGAGTRLKWFGTRQQRGTVLVLSSVQAVICTVWLVSSSPSPHKNTQYHNDKIVYECVVGSTAGFAVLLGYIGFLAVLSFLLAFLARNLPDSFNEAKLITFSMLIFCAVWVAFVPTYISSPGKYADAVEVFAILASSFGLLVALFGPKCYIILVRPENNTKKAIMSRDIKA